In Juglans microcarpa x Juglans regia isolate MS1-56 chromosome 8D, Jm3101_v1.0, whole genome shotgun sequence, the following are encoded in one genomic region:
- the LOC121242151 gene encoding uncharacterized protein LOC121242151: protein MKAAQSRQKSYADKRRRQLEFAMGDKVFLRISPMKGVMRFGKKGKLSPRYIGPFEILDRFGPVAYRVALPPAFSGVHNVFHVSMLRKYIHDPTHIIDHEPLQIQEDMTYTEEPLRILDRKEQVLRNRTISLVKVLWNNHAINEASWEFEEEMRVKYPHLFEINYYSL, encoded by the coding sequence atgaaagcagctcaaagtcGACAGAAGAGCTATGCAGATAAACGCCGCCGTCAGTTAGAATTTGCGATGGGAGATAAGGTTTTCTTGAGAATTTCAccaatgaaaggagttatgagattcggAAAGAAAGGTAAGTTGAGTCCTAGATACATTGGGccgtttgagattcttgatcggtTTGGACCGGTGGCGTACAGGGTGGCTCTACCACCGGCGTTCTCGGGAGTGCataatgtgttccatgtgtccatGTTGAGAAAGTATATCCATGACCCCACTCACATCATAGATCATGAACCCTTGCAGATTCAAGAGGACATGACCTACACCGAGGAACCATTGCGGATTCTGGACAGGAAAGAGCAAGTGTTGCGGAATCGAACTATTTCTTTGGTTAAAGTattgtggaataatcatgctatcaatGAAGCATCTTGGGAATTCGAGGAAGAGATGCGAGTAAAGTATCCTCACTTGTtcgaaataaattattatagctTGTAA
- the LOC121242680 gene encoding cytochrome b5 — protein MVLTDFNGAGVGIGFGIGCGFGVGWGFGGMPLNILGLGAGGGCGIGLGLGWGFGTAFGSQYRSSRVMFQGMEFSKKDQSDDAFKDLSQITPQVALHKSKKDCWLVINGRVLDVTRFMEEHPGGEEVLIEAAGKDASKDFEVIGHSKAAQKLFLKYQVGVLEGCTVQDGESKEVGYKEAKSKEMSAFVIKDDITPNYAAVLEFFVPFLVAGSYFCYRCLTRAAQITI, from the exons ATGGTGCTTACAGATTTCAATGGAGCTGGCGTCGGAATTG GTTTCGGCATCGGTTGTGGTTTCGGAGTTGGCTGGGGTTTCGGAG GCATGCCTCTGAACATATTGGGCCTCGGTGCAG GTGGAGGCTGTGGGATTGGATTAGGCCTTGGATGGGGCTTTGGCACTGCCTTTGGCAGTCAGTATCGATCATCAAGGGTCATGTTTCAGGGTATGGAATTCAGTAAAAAGGATCAAAGTGATGATGCATTCAAAGATTTATCACAAATCACCC CCCAGGTTGCTCTGCACAAATCAAAGAAAGATTGCTGGTTGGTCATCAATGGCAGA GTTTTGGACGTGACGAGGTTCATGGAGGAGCATCCAGGAGGAGAAGAGGTGCTGATAGAGGCGGCAGGGAAGGATGCCAGCAAGGACTTTGAGGTTATTGGACACAGCAAGGCAGCTCAAAAGTTGTTCCTAAAATACCAAGTGGGTGTACTGGAAGGATGCACAGTCCAAGACGGAGAGTCCAAAGAAGTTGGGTACAAGGAAGCCAAAAGCAAGGAGATGAGTGCTTTCGTGATCAAGGACGACATCACACCAAACTATGCAGCTGTTCTTGAGTTCTTCGTACCCTTCTTGGTTGCTGGTTCCTATTTCTGTTACAGATGCCTCACCAGAGCAGCCCAGATCACAATTTAG
- the LOC121242683 gene encoding uncharacterized protein LOC121242683 isoform X2: protein MGSSFDRWEKDPFFSAAEEVQESADRMESTYRTWIHAEKDGSSMWDSEELRRDLHTVLGTTKWQLEEFERAVQSSYVKSSSDDTRGRHHEFVIAIEDQVSKIENSLQVSTLSEGRASLPWMRLDEGECNELASFLLGSSTSEDKTPGKSNRKDIENPQVTDKGSTPDCSENSRRSAECMEVSEGKSHGHRRTASASADISAWKIVVPDDGHQQNFSKEQTGLPVRKIPSLSVFPSSMESSSKLKWSKNGFRKWKATDRQQEADTAFLQSPQLSKGINAYYERSKSCLDGSNDCYDKQLHGWHGAIQRQLQRSQYQMQYSRPVQVTFWIALLLCLLFLVLCAV, encoded by the exons atGGGTTCCAGTTTTGATCGGTGGGAGAAGGATCCTTTCTTTTCTGCCGCCGAGGAAGTTCAAGAGTCAGCCGACAG GATGGAATCTACGTATAGAACATGGATTCACGCGGAGAAAGACGGTTCTAGCATGTGGGACTCCGAAGAACTCCGCCGTGATCTTCACACTGTCCTTGGCACTACCAAATGGCAG TTAGAAGAGTTTGAACGGGCTGTGCAGTCTAGTTACGTGAAGAGCTCAAGTGACGATACAAGAGGCAGGCACCATGAATTTGTTATCGCCATTGAAGACCAGGTTTCAAAAATCGAGAACTCGTTGCAGGTATCCACTCTTTCAGAGGGCAGGGCATCATTGCCTTGGATGCGCTTAGACGAAGGAGAATGCAATGAACTGGCATCGTTTCTTTTGGGATCGTCAACATCTGAAGACAAAACTCCTGGGAAGAGTAATCGAAAGGATATTGAGAATCCACAAGTGACAGATAAAGGTTCAACGCCCGATTGTTCAGAGAACTCCCGTCGTTCTGCTGAGTGCATGGAGGTTAGCGAAGGTAAGTCACATGGACACAGGAGGACCGCTAGTGCTAGTGCTGACATTAGTGCTTGGAAGATTGTCGTTCCTGATGATGGACACCAGcagaatttttcaaaagagcAGACTGGGTTGCCTGTACGTAAGATACCCAGTTTGTCAGTATTCCCAAGTTCCATGGAATCTTCATCCAAGTTGAAGTGGTCAAAGAATGGTTTTAGGAAGTGGAAGGCAACGGATCGCCAACAAGAAGCTGATACTGCATTTTTGCAATCTCCTCAGTTGTCTAAG gGCATTAATGCATACTATGAAAGAAGTAAGAGTTGCCTCGATGGTAGCAATGATTGTTATGATAAGCAACTTCATGGATGGCATGGAGCTATTCAGAGACAGCTTCAAAGGTCTCAGTACCAGATGCAGTATAGCCGACCTGTTCAAGTGACTTTTTGGATTGCTCTTCTACTATGCTTGCTTT TTTTAGTGTTATGTGCCGTGTAG
- the LOC121242683 gene encoding uncharacterized protein LOC121242683 isoform X1, with product MGSSFDRWEKDPFFSAAEEVQESADRMESTYRTWIHAEKDGSSMWDSEELRRDLHTVLGTTKWQLEEFERAVQSSYVKSSSDDTRGRHHEFVIAIEDQVSKIENSLQVSTLSEGRASLPWMRLDEGECNELASFLLGSSTSEDKTPGKSNRKDIENPQVTDKGSTPDCSENSRRSAECMEVSEGKSHGHRRTASASADISAWKIVVPDDGHQQNFSKEQTGLPVRKIPSLSVFPSSMESSSKLKWSKNGFRKWKATDRQQEADTAFLQSPQLSKGINAYYERSKSCLDGSNDCYDKQLHGWHGAIQRQLQRSQYQMQYSRPVQVTFWIALLLCLLCINVGIPAITFFWGYEAPNYC from the exons atGGGTTCCAGTTTTGATCGGTGGGAGAAGGATCCTTTCTTTTCTGCCGCCGAGGAAGTTCAAGAGTCAGCCGACAG GATGGAATCTACGTATAGAACATGGATTCACGCGGAGAAAGACGGTTCTAGCATGTGGGACTCCGAAGAACTCCGCCGTGATCTTCACACTGTCCTTGGCACTACCAAATGGCAG TTAGAAGAGTTTGAACGGGCTGTGCAGTCTAGTTACGTGAAGAGCTCAAGTGACGATACAAGAGGCAGGCACCATGAATTTGTTATCGCCATTGAAGACCAGGTTTCAAAAATCGAGAACTCGTTGCAGGTATCCACTCTTTCAGAGGGCAGGGCATCATTGCCTTGGATGCGCTTAGACGAAGGAGAATGCAATGAACTGGCATCGTTTCTTTTGGGATCGTCAACATCTGAAGACAAAACTCCTGGGAAGAGTAATCGAAAGGATATTGAGAATCCACAAGTGACAGATAAAGGTTCAACGCCCGATTGTTCAGAGAACTCCCGTCGTTCTGCTGAGTGCATGGAGGTTAGCGAAGGTAAGTCACATGGACACAGGAGGACCGCTAGTGCTAGTGCTGACATTAGTGCTTGGAAGATTGTCGTTCCTGATGATGGACACCAGcagaatttttcaaaagagcAGACTGGGTTGCCTGTACGTAAGATACCCAGTTTGTCAGTATTCCCAAGTTCCATGGAATCTTCATCCAAGTTGAAGTGGTCAAAGAATGGTTTTAGGAAGTGGAAGGCAACGGATCGCCAACAAGAAGCTGATACTGCATTTTTGCAATCTCCTCAGTTGTCTAAG gGCATTAATGCATACTATGAAAGAAGTAAGAGTTGCCTCGATGGTAGCAATGATTGTTATGATAAGCAACTTCATGGATGGCATGGAGCTATTCAGAGACAGCTTCAAAGGTCTCAGTACCAGATGCAGTATAGCCGACCTGTTCAAGTGACTTTTTGGATTGCTCTTCTACTATGCTTGCTTT GTATAAATGTCGGTATTCCAGCAATTACATTCTTTTGGGGTTATGAGGCTCCAAATTATTGCTGA
- the LOC121242684 gene encoding cytochrome c oxidase subunit 6b-1, with product MAEAQSDKIPSLSEQYSLEEEKKPDAVTKSVEVKEVENPVPAEAEEVSTEKAEDSPATAEENTEVTLVASEASSEATPDSGESTEANSTAVEDDGEAATEASGENSEEEKTGEQDAAEETAEIKLETAPADFRFPTTNQTRHCFTRYVEYHRCIAAKGEGAPECDKFAKYYRSLCPGEWIDRWNEQRENGTFPGPL from the exons ATGGCGGAGGCCCAAAGCGACAAAATTCCATCTCTATCTGAG CAATACTCattggaggaggagaagaaacctGATGCAGTTACTAAATCTGTGGAAGTAAAAGAGGTTGAGAATCCAGTACCTGCTGAAGCTGAGGAAGTTTCCACTGAGAAAGCTGAGGATTCACCTGCTACTGCAGAAGAAAATACTGAAGTTACCTTGGTTGCCAGTGAAGCAAGCAGCGAAGCAACCCCTGATTCTGGAGAGAGCACTGAAGCCAACTCTACTGCTGTCGAAGATGATGGTGAAGCTGCTACTGAAGCAAGTGGTGAAAATTCTGAAGAGGAGAAAACTGGCGAGCAGGATGCTGCTGAAGAGACAGCAGAGATTAAG CTTGAGACAGCCCCTGCAGATTTTCGCTTCCCAACTACAAATCAAACAAGGCATTGCTTTACTCGATACGTTGAGTATCATCG GTGCATAGCTGCAAAAGGGGAAGGTGCCCCAGAGTGTGATAAGTTTGCAAAATATTATCGTTCTCTTTGCCCAGGTGAATGG ATCGACAGATGGAATGAGCAAAGGGAGAACGGAACCTTTCCGGGTCCTCTGTAG
- the LOC121242682 gene encoding cytochrome P450 81Q32-like yields the protein MFFQILLFVAFYVVAKHLLSKTQNLPPSPFPALPIVGHLYLLKKPLHRSLTRLSNRYGPIIYLTFGSRKVLVVSSPCATEECLATNDIIFANRPRLVTGKHLGYKFTSLAWAPYGDHWRNLRRISSLQLLSSYRLQTLSRIRTDEVRSLLRRLLPTNNNNQNQTEVHALKSAFIELTLNVMMRMIAGKRYYGDSAAEADEDQVCKFRYIVSETFRLGSLTNLADFLPMLRWFGIRGMEKRLILLQEKRDRFMQSLIEEHKRMGCDADAEKDKKKKTMIGVLLDLQESEPEYYKDEIIRGIMLVLLSAGTDTSAGTMEWAMSLLLNNPEVLKKAQAEIDNRVGHDRLVDESDLAKLPYLRCIINETLRMYPAAPLLVPHESSEDCQVGGFHVPRGTTLLVNLWGIQYDPSIWEDPTNFKPERFEGFEGMKDHEFKFRFMPFGSGRRGCPGEGLAMRVVGSALGSLIQCFEWQRIDEEMVDMSEVVGLTLTKARPLHAICRPRPAMANLLSQL from the exons ATGTTCTTCCAAATCCTTCTTTTTGTAGCCTTTTATGTAGTAGCCAAGCACTTGCTTTCCAAGACCCAAAACCTTCCACCAAGCCCTTTCCCCGCCCTCCCCATTGTTGGCCATCTCTACCTCCTAAAGAAACCCCTCCACCGCTCTCTAACCAGGCTATCAAACCGGTACGGTCCCATAATTTATCTCACCTTTGGCTCTCGAAAAGTCCTCGTCGTCTCTTCCCCGTGCGCGACCGAGGAATGCCTCGCCACCAACGACATCATCTTTGCCAACCGCCCTCGCCTGGTCACCGGGAAACACCTCGGCTACAAATTCACCTCCCTTGCATGGGCACCATACGGCGACCACTGGCGAAACCTCCGCCGTATCTCTTCCCTCCAACTTCTCTCCTCCTACCGCCTCCAAACGCTCTCCCGTATACGCACCGACGAGGTTCGTTCGCTCCTTCGCCGGCTCTTGcctactaataataataatcaaaacCAGACTGAAGTCCATGCTCTGAAATCAGCCTTCATTGAGCTGACACTTAACGTCATGATGAGGATGATTGCTGGGAAGCGGTATTACGGGGATTCCGCGGCGGAAGCAGACGAAGATCAAGTCTGCAAGTTTCGGTATATTGTGTCTGAAACATTTCGGTTGGGGTCTTTGACAAATCTCGCAGATTTTTTGCCGATGTTAAGGTGGTTTGGGATTCGTGGGATGGAGAAGAGGTTGATTTTGTTGCAGGAAAAGAGAGACAGGTTCATGCAGAGCTTGATAGAGGAGCATAAAAGAATGGGATGTGATGCAGATGCAGAAAaggataagaagaagaagacgatgaTTGGAGTTCTGTTGGATCTGCAAGAATCGGAACCTGAATACTACAAGGACGAGATTATCAGAGGCATCATGCTG GTCCTATTATCAGCTGGAACCGACACTTCGGCCGGCACCATGGAGTGGGCAATGTCACTTTTGCTCAACAACCCAGAAGTTCTGAAGAAGGCGCAGGCAGAAATCGACAATCGAGTGGGACACGATCGCCTGGTTGATGAATCCGATTTGGCTAAGCTTCCATATCTTCGTTGCATTATAAACGAAACACTGCGCATGTATCCAGCAGCGCCATTACTTGTGCCGCACGAGTCATCGGAGGATTGCCAGGTGGGTGGTTTCCACGTCCCTCGTGGCACTACACTGCTTGTGAATTTGTGGGGCATACAATATGACCCGTCAATTTGGGAGGACCCCACGAATTTCAAGCCGGAGAGGTTTGAAGGTTTTGAAGGGATGAAAGATCATGAGTTTAAGTTTAGGTTCATGCCTTTTGGATCAGGGAGGAGGGGCTGTCCCGGAGAAGGTTTGGCCATGAGGGTGGTTGGCTCTGCTTTGGGTTCACTGATACAGTGCTTCGAGTGGCAGAGGATTGATGAGGAAATGGTAGACATGAGTGAAGTGGTTGGGCTGACCTTGACCAAGGCTCGACCATTGCATGCTATTTGTCGACCTCGTCCAGCCATGGCCAACCTTCTTTCTCAACTTtga